One region of Alosa sapidissima isolate fAloSap1 chromosome 1, fAloSap1.pri, whole genome shotgun sequence genomic DNA includes:
- the pcolce2a gene encoding procollagen C-endopeptidase enhancer 2, with protein MRTIVLNFLVSLFFNGILTQSHRRPKPVYTCGGNITGESGIFGSQGYPGVYPAYTKCVWKITVPRDKVVSLSFRVLDLESDTLCRYDFVDVYDGHINGQRLGRFCGTSRPGALVTNGNKMQVTMVSDANTAGSGFLAVFAGVRPNEKGNRYCGGLLDRSPGSLTTPNWPEKDYPAGVTCTWHIVAPQNQIIQLKFEKFDVERDNYCRYDHVAIFNGEEASDATRIGRFCGDSPPAPIYSDGNHLLIQFLSDLSLTADGFIGHYQFRPKNSIISSRGPPTSTTTPTTPAVTTGPVALTYSEALCRQKCRRTGVIDSHYCSSNFVITGTLVSAVMREESLHAVLSIIGVYKQGSLAIQQSGKRLSARVVILCRKCPLVRRGLNYIVMGQTDEEGKGVIAPHHLVMAFKGKRHRELSVLKNIHC; from the exons ATGAGGACTATCGTTCTGAACTTCTTGGTATCGCTTTTCTTCAACGGGATCCTGACACAATCTCATCGGAG GCCTAAACCAGTTTATACCTGTGGTGGAAACATTACTGGGGAGTCTGGCATCTTTGGCAGTCAGGGATACCCAGGTGTCTACCCAGCATATACCAAATGTGTGTGGAAGATTACG GTGCCTCGCGACAAGGTGGTGTCGCTTTCTTTCCGCGTGCTTGATCTGGAGAGTGACACCTTGTGCAGGTATGACTTTGTGGATGTGTATGACGGGCACATCAATGGCCAGCGACTGGGGCGCTTTTGCGGGACTTCCAGGCCAGGTGCTCTCGTCACCAATGGGAACAAGATGCAGGTGACAATGGTGTCCGACGCCAACACAGCTGGTAGTGGATTTCTTGCTGTTTTCGCCGGTGTGCGGCCCAACGAGAAAG GGAATCGATACTGCGGAGGCCTTCTGGACAGATCGCCAGGCTCCCTGACGACTCCGAACTGGCCCGAGAAGGACTACCCTGCTGGCGTCACCTGCACCTGGCACATTGTAGCCCCCCAAAACCAG ATCATCCAGCTGAAGTTCGAGAAGTTTGATGTCGAGAGGGACAACTACTGCCGCTACGACCACGTGGCCATCTTTAATGGGGAGGAGGCAAGCGACGCCACACGGATTGGGAGGTTCTGCGGCGACAGCCCCCCTGC CCCAATTTACTCTGACGGCAACCATCTCCTCATTCAGTTTCTGTCTGACTTGAGTTTAACTGCGGATGGCTTCATTGGTCATTACCAGTTCAGGCCCAAGAACTCCATCATCAGCAGCAGGGGACCACCCACCTCCACCACTACCCCCACTACACCTGCTGTGACCACAGGGCCAGTGG cATTAACATATTCAGAGGCTCTGTGCAGGCAGAAATGCAGGCGGACTGGGGTGATTGACAGCCACTACTGCTCGAGCAACTTCG TGATCACTGGCACGCTGGTGTCGGCCGTCATGCGAGAGGAGAGCCTGCACGCTGTCCTCTCCATCATCGGCGTGTACAAGCAGGGCAGCCTGGCCATCCAGCAGTCGGGGAAGAGGCTCAGTGCCCGCGTGGTGATCCTCTGCCGCAAGTGCCCCTTGGTCAGGAGAG GCCTGAACTACATTGTTATGGGCCAGACGGATGAAGAGGGAAAGGGGGTGATCGCGCCCCACCACTTAGTGATGGCCTTCAAAGGCAAGAGGCACAGAGAGCTGAGCGTGCTGAAGAATATTCACTGTTAA
- the pls1 gene encoding plastin-1, with product MPKGNVTQISREDLKELREAFDKIDIDNSGYVSDFELQDLFREARYSLPGFQVREIVEKFMTADTNKDEKISFDEFVAIYQELKSKDIKETFRKMVTRPTGLICLPGTSPFSTEGTQHYYSDEEKVAFVNWINKSLAKDPDCRHLVPMDPENDSLFKSVKDGILLCKMINLSQPDTIDERVINIKKLTTFTMNDNLNLALNSAAAIGCTVVNIDPTDLKAGKPHLVLGLLWQIIKIGLFADIEISRNEALISLLQDGEELDHLLSMSPEELLLRWVNYHLNNAGWQPIYNFSDDVKDSRAYFHLLSQIAPRGDRDEIGIPIDMTGITERDDERRAEMMLKQADRLNARQFVTAHDVVSGNSMLNIAFVANLYNLYPALNKPATNGLDLTLLEGESREERTFRNWMNSLGVNPTVNHLYSDLVDAWIILQLYQHSQIPVNWNKVNKPPYPSLGANMKKLENCSYAVDLGKTVAKFSLVGVGGVNINEGSRIHTLALIWQIMRRYTVKVLSDLGDGEKVDDKFIINWVNAALKEGDKDTFISSFKDKSISTSLPVLDLISTIAPKAVKDEMVKRGELSPEDKLNNAKYAISVARKIGAKVYALPDDLVEVKPKMVMTVFACLMGRGMVKDKKDKNDKKGSFRR from the exons ATGCCCAAAGGAAATGTAACTCAGATCTCACGAGAGGACCTGAAGGAACTCAGAGAAGCCTTCGACAAGATTG ATATTGATAACAGTGGCTATGTAAGTGACTTTGAGCTTCAGGACCTCTTTCGGGAAGCCAGGTATTCCTTGCCAGGGTTTCAGGTGCGGGAAATTGTGGAAAAGTTCATGACTGCAGACACCAACAAAGATGAGAAGATAAGCTTTGATGAATTTGTTGCG ATCTACCAAGAACTAAAAAGCAAGGACATCAAGGAGACCTTCCGCAAGATGGTTACCAGACCAACTGGGTTAATATGTCTTCCAGGCACATCTCCATTCTCCACTGAGGGCACTCAACACTATTACTCAG ATGAGGAGAAAGTGGCCTTTGTGAACTGGATAAATAAGTCCTTGGCCAAAGATCCAGACTGCAGACACCTCGTCCCCATGGACCCAGAAAATGACAGCCTATTTAAGTCTGTTAAGGACGGGATACTGCTGTG CAAAATGATTAATTTGTCCCAGCCAGACACAATTGATGAGAGAGTGATAAATATAAAGAAATTAACAACTTTTACAATGAAT GACAACCTGAATCTAGCTCTAAACTCGGCCGCAGCCATCGGCTGCACTGTAGTCAACATTGATCCTACGGACCTGAAGGCTGGGAAGCCACACCTGGTGCTGGGCCTCCTCTGGCAAATCATCAAGATCGGGCTTTTTGCAGATATTGAGATTTCCAGAAATGAAG CACTCATTTCCCTGCTGCAGGACGGCGAGGAGCTGGACCACCTGCTCTCCATGTCCCCAGAGGAGCTGCTGCTGCGCTGGGTCAACTACCACCTCAACAACGCCGGCTGGCAGCCCATTTACAACTTCAGTGACGACGTCAAG GACTCCAGAGCCtacttccacctgctcagccaAATCGCTCCTAGAGGGGACAGAGACGAGATTGGCATTCCCATTGACATGACAGGAATAACT GAGCGGGACGACGAGAGGCGAGCTGAGATGATGCTGAAGCAGGCCGACAGGTTGAATGCTAGGCAGTTTGTCACTGCTCACGACGTAGTGTCCGGGAACAGCATGCTCAACATAGCCTTCGTGGCCAACCTGTACAACCTCTACCCAGCTCTCAACAAGCCTGCCACCAATGGCCTAGATCTCACCTTACTGGAGG GAGAATCCAGGGAGGAGCGCACCTTCCGGAACTGGATGAACTCCTTAGGAGTGAATCCCACTGTCAACCACTTGTACAG CGATCTGGTGGATGCTTGGATCATTCTTCAGTTATATCAACACAGTCAGATTCCTGTGAACTGGAACAAAGTCAACAAGCCTCCATATCCCTCTTTGGGTGCAAACATGAAAAAG CTGGAGAACTGTAGCTATGCTGTGGATCTAGGCAAAACGGTTGCCAAGTTCTCTCTGGTGGGTGTTGGTGGGGTAAACATCAATGAGGGCAGTCGAATACATACCTTGGCTTTAATATGGCAAATAATGAGGAG ATACACAGTGAAGGTTTTGTCAGACCTTGGAGATGGTGAAAAAGTGGATGACAAATTTATCATCAACTGGGTGAATGCTGCTTTAAAGGAAGGTGACAAGGACACATTTATCAGCAGCTTCAAG GACAAATCGATCAGCACCAGTCTTCCAGTGCTCGATCTGATCTCTACCATCGCTCCCAAGGCTGTCAAAGACGAAATGGTTAAGAGAGGCGAACTGAGCCCTGAGGACAAGCTGAACAATGCAAa GTATGCCATCTCCGTTGCCAGGAAGATCGGTGCCAAGGTGTACGCATTGCCTGACGACCTGGTGGAGGTGAAGCCCAAAATGGTGATGACAGTGTTCGCCTGCCTGATGGGGAGAGGGATGGTGAAGGACAAAAAGGACAAAAATGACAAGAAAGGAAGTTTCAGACGctga